The following are encoded in a window of Thamnophis elegans isolate rThaEle1 chromosome 14, rThaEle1.pri, whole genome shotgun sequence genomic DNA:
- the GPRC5B gene encoding G-protein coupled receptor family C group 5 member B — MSTFLTVGLLLLFVVDYGSSENSSTPRGCGLDLLPQYAALCDLDAIWGIVIEAVAGAGVLTTLLLKLILLVRLPFIKGKEKRSPLGLHFLFFFGTLALFGLAFAYIIEEDETICSIRRFSWGVLFAVCFSCLLAQAWRLRRLVRHGKSPSGWQLAGIAVCVALVQVIIASEWLILTIVREGKPACRYEPMDFAMASIYVMFLMVVTLSFSFFTLCGKFKKWKKNGACLVVTSFFSILIWVAWLTMYLYGNKELGRRDQWKDPTLAVALVANGWVFLIFYAIPEVHCAILPSQQENTPNYFDTTQPRMRETAFEDDLQLPRSYMENKAFSMDEHNAALRTAGFRNGSLGSRASAPFRSNVYQPTEMAVVLNGGTIPTAPPSYTGRHLW; from the exons ATGTCCACCTTCCTTACGGTTGGCCTTCTCCTGCTCTTTGTGGTGGACTATGGTTCCTCTGAGAACTCCAGCACTCCACGAGGATGTGGACTGGATCTCCTCCCTCAATATGCTGCCCTGTGTGATCTGGATGCCATCTGGGGAATTGTGATTGAGGCTGTGGCCGGCGCGGGAGTCCTGACCACGCTGCTCCTCAAGTTGATCCTGCTGGTGAGGCTGCCCTTCATCAAAGGCAAGGAGAAGAGGAGCCCGTTGGGCCTccatttcctcttcttctttgggACCTTGGCTCTGTTTGGCTTGGCCTTCGCCTACATCATCGAAGAAGACGAGACCATCTGCTCCATCCGCAGGTTCTCCTGGGGAGTCCTCTTCGCCGTCTGCTTCTCCTGCTTGCTCGCTCAAGCCTGGCGGCTCCGGAGGCTGGTCCGCCACGGCAAAAGCCCATCGGGATGGCAGCTGGCCGGGATCGCCGTCTGCGTTGCGCTGGTCCAGGTCATCATTGCCTCCGAGTGGCTGATACTGACGATTGTGAGGGAGGGGAAGCCGGCCTGCCGCTACGAGCCCATGGATTTTGCCATGGCTTCCATTTACGTGATGTTCTTGATGGTGGTCACCTTGTCTTTCTCCTTCTTCACGTTGTGTGGGAAATttaagaagtggaagaagaatggGGCGTGCCTGGTCGTCACCAGCTTCTTCTCCATCCTCATCTGGGTGGCTTGGCTGACTATGTACCTGTACGGTAACAAGGAACTGGGGAGAAGAGATCAGTGGAAGGATCCCACTCTCGCAGTGGCTCTGGTAGCCAATGGCTGGGTCTTCCTGATCTTCTACGCCATCCCAGAGGTCCACTGTGCCATCCTGCCGTCTCAGCAAGAGAACACGCCCAACTACTTCGACACCACGCAGCCACGGATGCGCGAAACGGCTTTTGAGGATGACCTCCAGCTTCCCCGGAGCTACATGGAGAATAAAGCTTTTTCGATGGACGAACATAATGCAG CGTTACGGACGGCGGGATTTCGCAACGGCAGCTTGGGAAGCCGTGCAAGCGCTCCCTTCCGAAGCAACGTCTACCAGCCCACCGAGATGGCGGTTGTCTTGAACGGTGGGACT